The Rhodococcus sp. ABRD24 genome contains the following window.
TCATCGGTGCCAGCAGCGGCAGGGAGCCGTCGGCGCGCTCGACGGTCTCGTACGCGATGGCAGTCACGCCGCTGCCGAGCAGGGCCTCGGTACATGCGATCGAGGCCGCCAGGTGCAGGTAGGTGAACAGCACCTGCCCCCGGCGCATCAGGGCGAACTCCGGCGCAAGTGGCTCCTTGACCTTCACGATGAGATCCGCGTCGGCCCACACATCCTCGGCACGATCCAGGATCCGCGCTCCGGCCGCGGCGAAATCCGCGTCGGGCATCGACGACCCGGTCCCGGCACCGCGCTCGATCAGGACGCTGTGCCCGCGGGCGAGGAGCTCGGCGACAGCAAAGGGGGTCAATGCCACCCGCAGTTCCCCGCTCTTGATCTCCTTCGGCACACCAATTCTCATGACCGCACCTCCAACCGGGCGGATCGTCCATCGGCTGCGCATCGCCAGCTGTTTCGAGGATCCCACGAAATGCGGCGGGGCGGTCCGTCGGCAGCGACTCGGCGCCGGGATAGTCTCTGGTCCGAGCAGATCTCGACGCGAGGAGATGTAATGCGGCATGCCCTACGTACGTCGGCAGTGGCGCTGACGGCGATCTCGGCCCTCCTTCTCACCGGATGCGGCGGGAGTTCCGGCACCGTCGACGTCTTCGGTGCCGGCGGATGGCCAGGCATGCACTCCGACGCCCGCAACAGCGACACCAGCTCCGTCACGGGCTCGCGGTCGCTCGACCTCGCGTGGTCCCGCCCCATCGGAAGCCCGACGCCCACGTACGCGTCGGTGGCCGCCAACGGCCAGATCTTCCTCACGTCACGGTCGGAGAAGGGCTGCAATCTCTTCTCGTTCCAGATGGACACCGGCCGCAAACGCTGGTGCAACCGAGTAGGCCCGGGAGTGGCCGACGCGACGCCCGTCATCGACACCGCGACCAACATCTACGTGGGCGAGGACGGGGCGATGAACTCGTTCAACGAACACGGCCAGCTGCGTTGGCGCACACCGGTGACGGGCACCCCGCTCTCTGCGCAGTTCACCGGTGACGGCAATCTGCTGTTCATCACTCAGCTCGGTCAGATCAACGTCCTCGACCCGCAGACCGGCTTCAAGGTGGTCCCGTCGTACGACCTCATCCCGCCGGCGTCGTGGACACAGGGCATGAACGTCGAACCGGTACCGAACACCCAGGGGCTCGACGCGTGCTTCCTCGGATCCGAGCGCTGCCCAGTGGCCAACGCCCCCGCGATGGATCTGGACAGTGGCCGATTCGTCTTCACGCTGTGGCGTCCCGGAGCGACACAGGCTGACCTGGTGGCCATGCGGTACACCGGCGGTGACAACCCTGGAATCGTCGAGGACTGGTCCACCGGGACGCTTCCCGGCGGCAGTGCATCGAGCCCTGACCTGTCGGCGGACGGAAAGACCGTGTACGCCAATGACAATGCCGAACACATGTGGGCTGTCGACGCCACGACCGGTGATCCGAAGTGGAGCTACGATCTCGGGTACACCGCGCTGGGCAGCCCGTCGACGTCCGCTGACGGACTGATCATCCCGGCCGGCGGCGAGAACGGCCGTCTGCTCGCACTCCGCGATCTCGGCGACCGTGCCGAACTGGTTTGGGAGCGTGGCGATCTGCTGCACCTGGGTGCGCCGGCGCAGACCGCAGGCAACACCGGCTACACCGTTGTCCGCGGAGGCGACGCCGGGCTCGCGATGCTCGCGTTCGATACCGGAAGCGGCGAAACCCAGGACCAGGACACGCTTCCCGGCGCGACGGGGCTCACCGTCGGCACATCGGTCGGCCCGGACGGCGAGATCCTCACCCTGACCCTGATCGGGGAGTTGTTCGTCCTGAAGTAGACAGTGCTCAGTCCCGCGCCGCGCACACGAAGGCGATGGGCGTACGTCCGATTCGCGTGAGCACCACCGACAATGGCGTGGTGCCGCGCAGCTTCAGCCGCGGCCGCAGCACGGCCGGGTCGATGTCGAGGCCGCGGACCAGAATCTCGGCCGATCCACAGTCGCGCGCGGCCAGTTCCTGACGCAGTGCCTTCTCGGTGTACTTGAGCTGGGCCAGCACTCGGAAGCCCCGCACGCCCTCGGGGACGCTGTCGCCGGTGAGGTACGCGATCCGCGGGTCCAACTGCCACAGCCCGTGCCGGGCCGCGTAGTGGCGAACCAGCCCGGAACGCACGACTGCTCCGTCGGGATCGATGATCCACTCCCCCGGTTCGCGCTCCGGGATGTCGTCCGGCTCGGCATCGGTGAGATCCCACGACATTCCACCCGATTGCAGCACGCTCGCGCGGCGCCGTACCCCTGGATCCGCCAGACCCGGCGACCACAGGCACGCTTCGCGCACCCCGCCGTCGAGCGAGACCACCTCCACCTCGCCGTCCCAGTCGAGCCGGTCGAAATCCAGTCCCGGTGCGCACTTGACCGCGAGATCGCGACCGGCATAGACGTCGAGGAGATCCGGCAGCGGCGGCATGAGCGCCGCCGGATCGTGGGTGCGCTTACCTCCGGATCGCCGTGCCGGATCGGCGATCACGACGGTGTCGCGCGTGCAGGGGTGCAGCGCATCCGCTCGGACGAGCGCGGCGCCGGGCACGTTGTGTGCGGCCATGACCAGCCGCACCGGATCGAGGTCGCTGCCGATCACCCTGTCCGCCAACGGGACCAGTGCCGACAGCTCGGCGCCGATCGAACAGGTGACGTCGTGGACGATGCGTCCGGCAAGGCGAGCACCGCGGTGGCGGGCCACCACGGACGGCGTCGCCTGCTGCAGTGCGTCGTCGGTGAACAACCAGGACTCGGCCTCGTCGAGCTTGGCCTGTGCCTTGCGCCGCAGCAGCACCGTTTCGATCAGCAGTGCCGCCCGGTCACCGAAACGCGCACGCGCCCTGCCGATGTCGGCCAGGCGCGTGCGCGTGGACAGTTCCGACCCTGCCGTCTCCGCCAGCGCGGCGATACCTTCCTCGCTGCGCAGGTACCCGACGTCGGCGATCGTGAAGTCGTAGCCCAAGGGTCGTCGGTTCAGCTCAGTTGGTGACGCCGGGCTTCACACCGGTGATCATCACGTTGTAGAAGAAGTTCCGCGGAACCACATGCTGGAGCAGCTTGTCGTCCAGCCAGCTCAGCGTCTTGAAACCACCGAACGCGAACATGGCCCATCCCCGGCCCAGTTTCTCCGGCGGCACGGCTGCCTCGAAGGTGCGGACCGGCCAGCCCAGCAACGCCGCGGCGAACTCCTCCGTCTTGGCCTTGACCTCTACCGCACCGGCGGACTTCGCAATGTTCTCGAGGTCGGTGGGATCGAACGTGTGCAGATCGACGACGGCCTCGAGTGCCGCGGCACGGGACGACTCGTCGAGCTCGGCCTGCGGACGACGCCAATCCGAGAGGAACGGCAGCTTCGTGACATTGGTGGTGGCCGCCCACGTCGCACGCCCGAGCCAGCGAGCGTAGAAGTTGCCGACCGTGCTGGGCTCGCCGGCGAAGACGAAACGGCCACCCGGCTTGAGGACGCGCAGCACCTCGCGCATCGACTGTTCGACGTCCGGGATGTGGTGCAGCACGGCGTGCCCGACGACGAGGTCGAACGTGTTGTCCTCGTACGGGATGGTCTCGGCGTCGGCCACGCGCCCGTCGACCGACAGCCCCAGGTGTTCCGCGTTGCGCATTGCGACCTTGACCATGCCCGGAGACAGGTCGGTGACCGAACCGGTCTTGGCGACGCCACCCTGCATGAGGTTGAGCAGGAAGAAGCCCGTGCCGCAGCCGAGCTCCAGCGCACGCTCGTACGGCAACGGCTGATCGCCCGCCACTGCGTCGAACCGGCCCCGCGCGTACTCGATGCAACGCTCGTCGTACGAGATCGACCACTTGTCGTCGTAGGTCTCGGCTTCCCAGTCGTGGTAAAGCACCTGGGCGAGCTTCGTATCCTTCAGCGCAGCCTCGACCTGTTCGGCGGTTGCGTGCGGGTTCGGCGCGGGATCGATCCCGTCGTTCGGGCTTGCAGTCATGCAGGAAATCCTACCCAATGGTAAGGAATGAACAAGTTCTAGTTTTGCGCCGTTCCAGGCCGCGATTTGCGCACCTGTCGTGGTTCCTGGCGGCAGGAAACGACGGCAGGTGCGCAAATCGCGAGACGAGTCACTCCCCGGTGAACTTCGCCTTACCGGGGCCGTTCTCGACGAACGACTCCATGCCGATCGTGCGGTCCGCGGTCGCAAACAGCGAGGCGAACAGGTGGCGCTCGATCTTGAGCCCCGTCGCCAGATCGGTGTCGAGGCCCTCGTCGATTGCGGCCTTCGCGGCGGCGAGCGCGCGGCTCGCGGCCCCGGTGAACTGTGAGGCCCACGTCCGGGCCGCGTTGTACACCTCGTCAGGAGCGACCATCTCGTCGATCAGGCCGATCTGCAGGGCCTCCTCGGCACCGACGAAGCGACCGGTGAACACCATGTCCTTTGCCTTGGCCGGACCCACGAGACGGGCCAGACGCTGCGTGCCGCCGCCACCGGGAATGATGCCCAGCAGGATCTCCGGGACTCCGAGCTTGACGTTGTCGCCGGCGATACGACGGTCGGCGCCGAGTGCGACTTCGAGCCCGCCGCCGAGTGCATAGCCGGTGATTGCAGCGACCGTCGGCTTGGGGATGTCCGAGATCGAACCGAGCGCCGACTGCAGGTCGCCGATGATGTCGCTCATCTGCCCGAAGTTCAGCTCGGCCATCTCCTTGATGTCCGCACCCGCAGCGAACACCTTCTCGCCGCCGTAGACGATGACAACCTTGACCTCCGGATCGACCGTCGCCTCGCGTGCCGCAGCCCGAATCTCTTCCTGCACCTGACGGTTCAGG
Protein-coding sequences here:
- a CDS encoding PQQ-binding-like beta-propeller repeat protein, producing the protein MRHALRTSAVALTAISALLLTGCGGSSGTVDVFGAGGWPGMHSDARNSDTSSVTGSRSLDLAWSRPIGSPTPTYASVAANGQIFLTSRSEKGCNLFSFQMDTGRKRWCNRVGPGVADATPVIDTATNIYVGEDGAMNSFNEHGQLRWRTPVTGTPLSAQFTGDGNLLFITQLGQINVLDPQTGFKVVPSYDLIPPASWTQGMNVEPVPNTQGLDACFLGSERCPVANAPAMDLDSGRFVFTLWRPGATQADLVAMRYTGGDNPGIVEDWSTGTLPGGSASSPDLSADGKTVYANDNAEHMWAVDATTGDPKWSYDLGYTALGSPSTSADGLIIPAGGENGRLLALRDLGDRAELVWERGDLLHLGAPAQTAGNTGYTVVRGGDAGLAMLAFDTGSGETQDQDTLPGATGLTVGTSVGPDGEILTLTLIGELFVLK
- a CDS encoding enoyl-CoA hydratase-related protein, which encodes MAEFVTLEVSEGIGTIRLSRPPMNALNRQVQEEIRAAAREATVDPEVKVVIVYGGEKVFAAGADIKEMAELNFGQMSDIIGDLQSALGSISDIPKPTVAAITGYALGGGLEVALGADRRIAGDNVKLGVPEILLGIIPGGGGTQRLARLVGPAKAKDMVFTGRFVGAEEALQIGLIDEMVAPDEVYNAARTWASQFTGAASRALAAAKAAIDEGLDTDLATGLKIERHLFASLFATADRTIGMESFVENGPGKAKFTGE
- a CDS encoding class I SAM-dependent methyltransferase yields the protein MGYDFTIADVGYLRSEEGIAALAETAGSELSTRTRLADIGRARARFGDRAALLIETVLLRRKAQAKLDEAESWLFTDDALQQATPSVVARHRGARLAGRIVHDVTCSIGAELSALVPLADRVIGSDLDPVRLVMAAHNVPGAALVRADALHPCTRDTVVIADPARRSGGKRTHDPAALMPPLPDLLDVYAGRDLAVKCAPGLDFDRLDWDGEVEVVSLDGGVREACLWSPGLADPGVRRRASVLQSGGMSWDLTDAEPDDIPEREPGEWIIDPDGAVVRSGLVRHYAARHGLWQLDPRIAYLTGDSVPEGVRGFRVLAQLKYTEKALRQELAARDCGSAEILVRGLDIDPAVLRPRLKLRGTTPLSVVLTRIGRTPIAFVCAARD
- a CDS encoding class I SAM-dependent methyltransferase yields the protein MTASPNDGIDPAPNPHATAEQVEAALKDTKLAQVLYHDWEAETYDDKWSISYDERCIEYARGRFDAVAGDQPLPYERALELGCGTGFFLLNLMQGGVAKTGSVTDLSPGMVKVAMRNAEHLGLSVDGRVADAETIPYEDNTFDLVVGHAVLHHIPDVEQSMREVLRVLKPGGRFVFAGEPSTVGNFYARWLGRATWAATTNVTKLPFLSDWRRPQAELDESSRAAALEAVVDLHTFDPTDLENIAKSAGAVEVKAKTEEFAAALLGWPVRTFEAAVPPEKLGRGWAMFAFGGFKTLSWLDDKLLQHVVPRNFFYNVMITGVKPGVTN